In Rosa rugosa chromosome 4, drRosRugo1.1, whole genome shotgun sequence, the genomic stretch tcccgtattttacacatattattgaacaaaaatgaatataaattaatatttttaattaaaatttttaattatttaattaattaaaaatattttgcagAACTTTTCAACGAACTATAGGATAAAATGTCCGAATAATACACGTACGTATTTTTCTCGTACTATACACGCCCcgttttttactaactatggCCACTAGTGGTGAACCTACAACTAGGAGGGCACGGTTTTGTTCCTTTCTCTCCGCTGGTTGGCTTAAGGGCGGTGGCAGCGGAGGCGGAGTTTTTCTCCACCTTGTTTCCCTActtcttgacttctggattctaCTCGTTTTTGTGAGTTTTGTGGCCGCGGGACAGGTGAAACAAACTGTGTGACATGTAGTGATGCAGCTCTCCATATTTTGGAACACATAACAGAAACAATGCTTTCCACTTGTAGGGATATCCTCATTACTGAGAAGCATTAACAATTTTGAAAGAACATGTTGTTTGTCCACAGTTCAGTTTAAGTTCACTCCCGTACAAGCACAGCCCAACTCTTTCTAGCGTTTGGCTCTATATAATGCCAGTGTATAATGCTAGTAGGGAATCATTACCCTACCAAGCAACCAGAATGTAAATGGCTCTGGATTGGACAAATCTTGAGATAGAATAAGCATTTCATTTGGGAATCAGCATTCCTATTCCAATTCCAAGTTAGATGGAAGGCTTAACTTAACTAACCCATCTCAGACTATTGAAAGATCAAGGTAGAAAGATAGTTAACATCTACTGACCAACTACATTGCTCATGTCAACAGCAGCATgtttaccaaaaatgaaaagtgGTTCAACAGTTCATGCAGCCAGTGCCAATATGTTGCCACTCCAAGCTTTCCTAACAGCTGATAAAATATAGACAGAAACCATTCTCCATGCATAGATGAAATCAGATCAATCACCTCCCACCTGCCTCTTCCATGAGTCTTCCATAATCAATTCATCTACTCCCCAATCTTCGTAGCTGCATATTTTAGAGTTGAGACCCAATGAAAAATTGTCTAAAACACTTGCATTACAAGTTACAAAGACTTGTGTGAGTGTGTACGCGCACGCGCGCTTACTCATCATGTCTAATTCACAAAGCTGTAAACTGGTACCTAACCCAAGACCTAAGATACACAAAGGCGAAAGGCAAAGCTTCATATAAAATCAGACACTCACCTTCCATCAGGCAGGTAGCGGCGTATGGTGAAGGGTATCTTCTTCAGACGAACCCAATGAAAAATTGTCTAAACACTTGCATTACAAGTTACAAAGACTTGTGTGTGAGTGTGTACGCGCACGCGCGCTTACTCATCATGTCTAATTCACAAAGCTATAAACTGGTACCTAACCCAAGACCTAAGATACACAAAGGCGAAAGGCAAAGCTTCATATAATATCAGACACTCACCTTCCATCAGGCAGGTAGCGGCGTATGGTGAAGGGTATCTTCTTCAGACGAAGCTCCTTCATAGCAATCTAAGCAGTTCAAAATTGAAATGATTAAATTTGCTTAGCAAAAACCAAGAATGATTTCTGTATCCATTGGTGTGCAAACAATCAGAACTCTCGCAAGTCAGATCATATGCCATATTCCCTTTACATTTTGCAACTTAAAGAAATTACTAATCAAGttcccaaaaaaagaagaaattagtcAAATTATTCTCTATCTTGCAGCACAACAGTATGGATGAAAGTATAAGTGAATGTCACCACATTCTTAAACACAAAGGAGGGTCAACAGAGGAATCTTCTCTGGAGACAGAAAAGGCCATTAAAAGTAGAAGGCCAAACAATCATTTAAAAGCTCCCAAGGCACAGAACACTAATAATTTAAAATTACATCCCTAATATCCTAAGATTACATCCCTAAAAATTCCCATGCTGCATACCATTACATTTTGTTAGACTTGGGCATTACACCTCGCCTTTGTTCCCCTTGCGCCTCCCCTTAGGCTTCACATCCTCAGGCTTCGGATTCTCACCAGAAATCTCCTTCACAGAATCATGTGCCACGGCAAACAATCAATGACAATCTGTAACGTGAGAGTCAATCTAAAGGTTCATCATCAGAAGGAAGAAAACCCTGCAATTTGTCGAAACTTCTCGTACGAGACCCAGAAAACAAATTGCCAAGGCCCAAGCCGTGCCCATGTAGGAAAGAACCCTTTCCACAGAGCTCTCAGACCTTCAACTTTGACTGTCTTCACAAGACAATCATAAGAACTGCTGTACATAATCTTCCCTTCCTTAATTTCTGACTGATTCATCATTCTCGTCTTTACCACGTCTGCTGGACAGCTCAAAGCAGTTGCCGAAAGGCCCGACATGATTGATGCTAATGTGTGGGCATATATATTATCCTCAGAAATCTGATTATTGATAACAAAAAGTTTTGCATGATCGTAACAAGCTAATTCTCCCATGTTTACTAAGAAAGCTCTTTGAACGTTAGGGAAAACCCCTTTCCAAAGTCCTCCAACACCTTCTGCTCGGGCGATCTTGTTTAAAGCATCGAAACACCCCGAGTACCTAGGTTGAAAGCCTTGGCTCACAAAACGACCATCTGCTTGCATCCTCACCTTTACAAGATCTGCCGGGCTTGCCACCAACTGTACTACTAGCAGTAAACAGAAGGATAATATTACTTTCGAAGCAAATACTCCATTTAAAGAAAACTAAAGCAGCTGGCCTAATCAATCATTGAGACATTGCCAAAGAAGTGCACAGCACGTCAACATAATCATGTGGTAAAGTCACCAGCAGAAGTATGACACTCAGACATATTCACTGTGAACTACATAACAAGTTAACCACATTACTTATGAATTACACTCCAAGAAAAAGTAGGTAAAACGTAAAGAgaaatttgaaaaaataaatactCGGAGCACAGTACTTGCTTCCTATACTAAACAAGGCTAATCTTCACGACAGTTGCGTTTGATCAAGGCAAGGAAGCCAACAACAACAATGTCCGATCAATCACACAGCTTGAGACATTACGCAATAAACACAACACTATTGAACTATCATATAGTTTCTTGTATCATAAAAAGCTCATAAAACCAACCAGACTGTTGATCACTCCAGCACAAGGAACCACAAAACACACATAGCTCAAGCATTCATCTTTTCCATTCCCATTCCCAATTCGAAAAAGCTCGCATTTTTCAATGGCAACAGTAAAAAGCTTACATCTTTAATTAGTACTTTCTCCATCAGAAAATTCCAAAACATATTCAAATCTCAAGACAATAAGAAAGCCAAGTTACCTGAGCAATGACGCCGGAGAGTCCGCCGTAGAGGGCTTTAGCCCCGAGAGAGAGGGACCCACCATCGGTTTTCAAAGAGTTTCTGAGGTGCTCGTAGCCGACGATACGAACAGGCGTGTAAAAAAGGTGCCTGAGAATCGCCGGAGACAAACCCTTGTACAGTCCCAGAGGGCCTTCCCGGCGCACGATTTCCGAGGCCACCCGGAACGCGTTGGTGGGCCGGGTCGAGCCCAGAGACCGGGACTCGCCGTGGAGTTGGAGCCTCGTCTTCGTGAGGTCGATTGGAAACGTCGTCGTTTCGGCCACCATTGCTGAGATCGAGGTCAGTAAGATCTTTGTGGGGGCGTGTTGACGCCCGTGCTCTTGGCTCGGTTTCATCGCCGGCGAGACGTCCTGAGCTTTTTATGTAGCGACTTAACCAGTAACTGGTTCTTTTCATTTTTAGCAATTTATTGACAACAATTTTGTACAACGTAACTTTTAACTTGTAGAAtattaaaatattaataaacGGATTTTCTGATGAATTTTTttacattttgattttgaaaaaaaaaatttatataataaaaaaatgttaGAAATTTTAGTATTTCGTCAATTCAAACACACTTTAAACATCATGTTGATCACTAGTGAGATTAAGAAATAATGACAATTTGAATAATAAATGAGGTTTCCATGATTCGATACATAAGGTATCAATGGAGCACCCGTAAAATATGATGAAATGTCAAAATATAAATCCTATtaaaatattaataatattttattttgaaattttgccGTACCATAATTTAACTATTCATAGAGCATGATTTTTACAATGTGTTTCAATTAATAGAACAACAAAACTTTACAAGTATCCCCTCATATATATACCCCCTAATTGAGGAATACACCCTTCAGTAAcagatttattaaaaaaaaaaattactttgtGAGTTGTGAGTTCTATCAATTCAAAAAGTGTTTAAAAAATCATTATTTGAGAGTGAAATACCCTGATGAGTCTAATTGAAAAAATCTGACTATATATAGGAGAGGATTCATAAAATGTGACTATATTTTAAGATATACCTTGCATGTGTGGCTACCTACATTTCACAGCAAAAAAACATGGTTTGTTCCATGATTTCCATCTCCTTTTGAAGTCTGTATAGAGCAAGCCTGTAAAGAACAAGAATAGGGAATAAGGGAAAGGAAAGCAGTCCTTAATTAGAAGAAATCGAAAGCTGGTTTCCTTTGTTTACTGCTAGACTACCTACCTCTTCTGTTTGCCACAACAATAAGAATGATTCGACTGAGAGCAAGACCTCTTCTTCCATCCTAGTAAAGTTGTGTTCATAAGGTTTCAGCCCTGTACCCAATTGTCCATGCCAGTATGACTTCTAGAGCAAGACCTACACGAAAAGGGAATCTAAAATTGCAGGAGTAGATTTTGGTGAGCTGCAAAGATATTAGAGAAATCCAGAGGCCTAGGCTGTGAAAGTAGGAGCATATTATAGAAACCCAAAGGCCTCTGGCTAAACCAAATATGAAAAACGAATCATAACAATGAGAATGATTAGACTTCTTCTCAAAGCCTCTTCTTCCATCTTTATAAAGTTTGTCTTGATAGAGTCTGTCCAAGCCAATAACACTCATAGAGCAAAACCTACAAGAAAAGGGGATCTAGAATTGCAGCACTAGATTTTGGTGAGCTGCAAAGATATTATAGAAATCCGGAGGCCTAGGCTGTGAAAGTAGGAACATAGTAGTTAGGCTAAACCAAATATTGAAGTGTCAAGTTATCACATTTCTCATACACACAAAAGTATTAATACAAAATTAAATAATATAAAAAGAATCATTGCGAAACAAAATTGAATTTTAATATCATATGAAATCTAGAGCTACAAGAATCAAATGAGAACATGGAGCAGAAACCATCAGTTAAGACCTAAAATATGTTACAAAATCCCAAAAACGCTCCTATGGCACAGAACACTAATAATTCTAAGATTACATCCCTAATATTCTAAGACTACATCCCTAATAATTCCCAGGCTGCATAGTGCATGCCATTACATTTTGTTAGACTCGGGTCTTACACCTCTCCTTTGTTCCCCTTGCGCCTCCTCTTAGGCCCCTTGCACCTCTCCTTAGGCTTCACATCCTCAGGCTTCGCATTCTCACCAGAAATCTCCTTCACAGCTTCACAAACAGCATGCACAATCATTTTCTTCACCTCCAGCTTGTCCTCGCTGGCCCTGTGGTTTGGCGGAAGTGTGCGAAACTCTTCCGTCAAACGAAAGCACTCACCCACATTCTCAGGGGAAACAAAGTCCAGTGCAACTTTGATACAAGACTTCAAGTTCCTCACCTGATGAGGACAACCTGCAGGAATGAAAACAGCATCTCCAAGTTTTTGGACAAATGTCCACGGCTCGATACCGAATTCCTCCTTGAGCTTCCTCTTGTGCTCCACAGTGAGATAAACAGTCTGATCATGTATAGCATGAGTAACACGCTGCAAAGGATTACAGTGCACATGCCTAAATTCATTGATGTGCTTGTCGATGTATTTCTCTAGCTGCGGAACATCCTGGATCCGGAAAATGTCCCATAAGGCACCACCATCCTCACATACTTCAGCTGATTCTTCCTGAGGCCCACTACCATTTCCAGCACTCGTGTGACAATTCCCAAATATCTCTCTTTCGTCTTGCTTCCTGTGCTTTTTTTTCAACTTATCTATAGTTGCAAGTTGTTCAGTTGTAAGGGCCACTTCAGCTGTATGTGTCAGAATATTAACCGCATCAGACATATCGCAGTGAAGCTTGGTCACAGAATCTCCCCGTCCAAGCTCCTGTGCAAAACCATAGGCAATATATGTTTTTGGACCCATGTCCGGCTTTACTGAGGTAGGTGGCAAGTGGATGGCAAGGTTCAGGGTTCCCTTGTTGGGGTGAGTATACTCTTTGAAAGgcagacaacagacaaattcCTTACCATGCCGGGGGAGACGATTGTCAAACTCAGTAGATGGTGGGAAGTCTTTGAGCTTGAGAATCTCAGGCCATCCTTTCTCATCAGGCCGGCCTTCGGAATATCCAGTAAAGAAATGGAGGTTATTAGTTTCTTTGAAACTCCAATCCAAGCATTCAATGGTATGGACTGCCAATTCTCTATCATGCTTGAGATTCTTTATCTGCCTAAATGCACGCCACATGACTAATGGTTCCCAGCTCAAACCTGATCCATTTTCAAGTGCATTGCTAACGATCACAGGCTCACCCCTCATCC encodes the following:
- the LOC133744000 gene encoding mitochondrial uncoupling protein 3-like, translated to MKPSQEHGRQHAPTKILLTSISAMVAETTTFPIDLTKTRLQLHGESRSLGSTRPTNAFRVASEIVRREGPLGLYKGLSPAILRHLFYTPVRIVGYEHLRNSLKTDGGSLSLGAKALYGGLSGVIAQLVASPADLVKVRMQADGRFVSQGFQPRYSGCFDALNKIARAEGVGGLWKGVFPNVQRAFLVNMGELACYDHAKLFVINNQISEDNIYAHTLASIMSGLSATALSCPADVVKTRMMNQSEIKEGKIMYSSSYDCLVKTVKVEGLRALWKGFFPTWARLGPWQFVFWVSYEKFRQIAGFSSF